The Elaeis guineensis isolate ETL-2024a chromosome 14, EG11, whole genome shotgun sequence genome has a segment encoding these proteins:
- the LOC105057522 gene encoding uncharacterized protein, translated as MVKEEPSQALTEDERRALRGSKFAPLPAPAPARAQPRVAHPGGPVTTNKAAALARFLERKLQQPDGLKSIDPNLLEVAVKNAKATVHASNEGSSASGRMIRHVSSFGDSSEDSGQDQDKEEKPKQKKRKKKKLDSSEDSGEYLAREVKPKQKKRKKKKKKVVQSPKSHNKS; from the exons ATGGTGAAGGAGGAGCCCTCCCAAGCTTTGACAGAAGACGAGCGGCGGGCGCTCCGTGGGAGCAAATTCGCGCCGCTCCCGGCGCCCGCACCTGCTCGAGCCCAGCCCAg GGTGGCTCACCCAGGTGGACCAGTGACAACAAACAAAGCTGCAGCTTTAGCAAGGTTTCTTGAACGAAAGCTTCAACAACCAGATGGATTGAAGTCTATAGATCcaaatcttctggaagtggccgTGAAAAATGCAAAGGCAACTGTGCATGCTAGTAATG AAGGGTCTTCAGCCTCTGGAAGAATGATACGACATGTTTCTTCCTTTGGGGACTCCTCTGAG GATTCTGGACAAGatcaagataaagaagaaaagccaaagcaaaagaagaggaaaaagaagaaattggACTCCTCTGAG GATTCTGGAGAATATCTAGCTAGAGAAGTAAAGCCAaagcaaaagaaaaggaaaaagaagaaaaaaaag GTGGTGCAAAGCCCCAAAAGTCACAATAAATCATGA
- the LOC105057523 gene encoding uncharacterized protein isoform X3 produces MEVESFENEEIAKMLNEWFVSIKVDREERPDVDKVYMTYVQALYGGGGWPLSVFLSTNLKPLMGGTYFPPDDKYGRPGFKTVLRRVKEAWDTKQEMLEKGGSFAIEQLSEALSATASSHRLSDELAQNSLKSCVKQLGNSYDPKFGGFGSAPKFPRPVEVYLMLYASKKLMETGRESEANNAMQMVCHTLQCMARGGIHDHVGGGFHRYSVDECWHVPHFEKMLYDQGQLANVYLDTFAIKRDTFYSSVARDILDYLKRDMIGESGEIYSAEDADSAEYEGSPRKKEGAFYVWTSKEIEEILGDYATLFKDHYYVKSSGNCDLSSMSDPHNEFKGKNVLIERKDISSMASKLGMSVDEYSQILGLCRQKLFNARSRRPRPHLDDKVIVSWNGLAISSFARASKILKAEVKETKFYFPVVGYNPSTYLEVAEKAAFFIKSRLYDKPARRLQRSFRNGPSKAPGFLDDYAFLISGLLDLYECGGGTDWLSWAIDLQATQDELFLDGEGGGYFNTPGEDPSVLLRVKEDHDGAEPSGNSVSAMNLIRLSSMVAGARSENYRSTAEHLLAVFESRLKDQSMAVPLMCSAADMLSVPSRKQVVLVGDKTSAEFNDMATAVFASYDPNRTVIQIDTSNTEDMEFWESQNQNIFQMAKSSPVDKLAVAHVCQNFVCSPPVSSPDALSTLLDKTYVATSSA; encoded by the exons ATGGAGGTGGAGTCATTTGAGAATGAAGAGATTGCAAAAATGTTAAATGAGTGGTTTGTTAGCATCAAG GTGGATCGAGAGGAGCGACCTGATGTTGATAAG GTATATATGACATATGTACAGGCACTTTATGGTGGTGGTGGTTGGCCACTGAGTGTCTTTCTCTCAACCAATCTCAAGCCCTTGATGGGTGGAACATACTTTCCCCCGGATGACAAGTATGGGAGACCAGGTTTCAAAACAGTCCTGAG AAGGGTGAAGGAAGCTTGGGATACTAAACAAGAGATGCTTGAGAAGGGTGGGAGTTTTGCAATTGAACAACTTTCTGAAGCATTGTCGGCAACTGCTTCTTCTCATAGATTATCGGATGAGCTAGCACAAAATTCATTAAAATCATGCGTTAAACAG CTGGGGAATAGTTACGACCCGAAGTTTGGTGGATTTGGTTCTGCTCCAAAGTTTCCAAGACCAGTTGAAGTCTACCTTATGCTTTATGCATCAAAAAAGCTGATGGAAACTGGGAGGGAAAGTGAGGCCAACAATGCTATGCAAATGGTCTGTCATACCTTGCAGTGCATGGCTAGAGGTGGAATCCATGATCATGTTGGAGGTGGTTTTCATAGATATAGTGTGGATGAGTGTTGGCATG TTCCACATTTTGAAAAAATGTTGTACGATCAGGGGCAGCTTGCTAATGTATATTTGGATACATTTGCAATTAAAAGAGACACCTTCTATTCATCTGTTGCTCGTGATATTCTTGACTATTTGAAGAGAGACATGATTGGAGAATCCGGTGAAATATATTCAGCTGAAGATGCTGATAGTGCTGAATATGAAGGTTctccaagaaaaaaagaaggagcATTCTATGTATGGACAAGCAAAGAG ATTGAAGAGATACTTGGAGACTATGCAACTCTGTTCAAGGACCATTATTATGTCAAATCTTCAGGAAATTGTGACCTTTCTTCGATGAGTGATCCTCATAATGAATTCAAAGGAAAAAATGTGCTCATAGAGAGAAAAGATATTTCTTCCATGGCATCAAAGTTGGGCATGTCAGTGGATGAATATTCTCAAATTTTGGGTTTATGTCGACAAAAGCTGTTCAATGCACGGTCAAGACGGCCAAGGCCTCATTTGGATGACAAG GTAATTGTTTCATGGAATGGACTTGCAATATCCTCTTTTGCTAGAGCTTCTAAAATTCTCAAGGCAGAAGTGAAAGAAACTAAGTTCTATTTTCCTGTAGTTGGATACAAT CCAAGTACATACCTGGAAGTTGCTGAAAAGGCAGCATTCTTTATTAAGAGTAGACTCTATGACAAGCCAGCACGTAGGCTGCAACGTAGCTTCCGAAATGGTCCATCAAAAGCACCTGGTTTTCTAGATGACTATGCCTTCTTAATCTCAGGATTGCTGGACCTTTATGAATGTGGTGGTGGAACTGATTGGCTATCATGGGCAATTGATCTGCAAGCTACTCAG GATGAGTTGTTTCTTGATGGAGAAGGGGGAGGCTATTTTAATACGCCAGGAGAAGACCCTTCAGTCCTACTTCGTGTAAAAGAGGATCATGATGGAGCAGAGCCATCTGGGAACTCAGTGTCAGCTATGAATCTGATTAGATTGTCATCCATGGTTGCTGGTGCGAGGTCTGAAAATTACAGAAGTACTGCAGAGCACCTTCTG GCAGTATTTGAGTCAAGGTTGAAAGATCAAAGCATGGCTGTTCCACTTATGTGCAGTGCAGCAGATATGCTTTCTGTCCCATCCAGGAAGCAGGTGGTGCTGGTTGGAGACAAAACATCAGCAGAATTCAATGACATGGCCACCGCCGTTTTTGCATCATATGATCCAAACAGAACT GTGATCCAAATAGACACTAGCAACACAGAAGATATGGAGTTCTGGGAAAGTCAGAACCAAAATATATTCCAAATGGCAAAGAGTAGCCCCGTGGACAAGCTGGCTGTGGCTCATGTGTGCCAAAATTTTGTATGCAGCCCACCTGTCAGCAGTCCAGATGCTCTAAGCACATTGTTAGATAAAACATATGTCGCCACATCATCGGCCTAA
- the LOC105057523 gene encoding uncharacterized protein isoform X1: MALARATVSLIPPHAWLRLRPFSIPRRLPLSSSSPPRSLLAARVVAMAGSSTAAAHRHTNRLASEHSPYLLQHAHNPVDWYPWGDEAFDQARKRDVPIFLSIGYSTCHWCHVMEVESFENEEIAKMLNEWFVSIKVDREERPDVDKVYMTYVQALYGGGGWPLSVFLSTNLKPLMGGTYFPPDDKYGRPGFKTVLRRVKEAWDTKQEMLEKGGSFAIEQLSEALSATASSHRLSDELAQNSLKSCVKQLGNSYDPKFGGFGSAPKFPRPVEVYLMLYASKKLMETGRESEANNAMQMVCHTLQCMARGGIHDHVGGGFHRYSVDECWHVPHFEKMLYDQGQLANVYLDTFAIKRDTFYSSVARDILDYLKRDMIGESGEIYSAEDADSAEYEGSPRKKEGAFYVWTSKEIEEILGDYATLFKDHYYVKSSGNCDLSSMSDPHNEFKGKNVLIERKDISSMASKLGMSVDEYSQILGLCRQKLFNARSRRPRPHLDDKVIVSWNGLAISSFARASKILKAEVKETKFYFPVVGYNPSTYLEVAEKAAFFIKSRLYDKPARRLQRSFRNGPSKAPGFLDDYAFLISGLLDLYECGGGTDWLSWAIDLQATQDELFLDGEGGGYFNTPGEDPSVLLRVKEDHDGAEPSGNSVSAMNLIRLSSMVAGARSENYRSTAEHLLAVFESRLKDQSMAVPLMCSAADMLSVPSRKQVVLVGDKTSAEFNDMATAVFASYDPNRTVIQIDTSNTEDMEFWESQNQNIFQMAKSSPVDKLAVAHVCQNFVCSPPVSSPDALSTLLDKTYVATSSA; this comes from the exons ATGGCGCTCGCCCGAGCCACCGTCTCCCTCATCCCTCCCCACGCTTGGCTCCGCCTCCGTCCCTTCTCGATCCCTCGACGACTCCCGCTCTCCTCCTCTTCGCCTCCTCGCTCCCTTCTCGCTGCCAGGGTCGTGGCCATGGCCGGATCGAGCACTGCCGCCGCGCACCGCCACACCAACCGCCTCGCCTCCGAGCACAGCCCCTACCTCCTCCAGCACGCCCACAACCCG GTTGATTGGTATCCATGGGGAGACGAAGCTTTCGATCAAGCTCGCAAAAGAGATGTTCCTATCTTTCTATCAA TTGGATACAGCACATGCCATTG GTGCCATGTCATGGAGGTGGAGTCATTTGAGAATGAAGAGATTGCAAAAATGTTAAATGAGTGGTTTGTTAGCATCAAG GTGGATCGAGAGGAGCGACCTGATGTTGATAAG GTATATATGACATATGTACAGGCACTTTATGGTGGTGGTGGTTGGCCACTGAGTGTCTTTCTCTCAACCAATCTCAAGCCCTTGATGGGTGGAACATACTTTCCCCCGGATGACAAGTATGGGAGACCAGGTTTCAAAACAGTCCTGAG AAGGGTGAAGGAAGCTTGGGATACTAAACAAGAGATGCTTGAGAAGGGTGGGAGTTTTGCAATTGAACAACTTTCTGAAGCATTGTCGGCAACTGCTTCTTCTCATAGATTATCGGATGAGCTAGCACAAAATTCATTAAAATCATGCGTTAAACAG CTGGGGAATAGTTACGACCCGAAGTTTGGTGGATTTGGTTCTGCTCCAAAGTTTCCAAGACCAGTTGAAGTCTACCTTATGCTTTATGCATCAAAAAAGCTGATGGAAACTGGGAGGGAAAGTGAGGCCAACAATGCTATGCAAATGGTCTGTCATACCTTGCAGTGCATGGCTAGAGGTGGAATCCATGATCATGTTGGAGGTGGTTTTCATAGATATAGTGTGGATGAGTGTTGGCATG TTCCACATTTTGAAAAAATGTTGTACGATCAGGGGCAGCTTGCTAATGTATATTTGGATACATTTGCAATTAAAAGAGACACCTTCTATTCATCTGTTGCTCGTGATATTCTTGACTATTTGAAGAGAGACATGATTGGAGAATCCGGTGAAATATATTCAGCTGAAGATGCTGATAGTGCTGAATATGAAGGTTctccaagaaaaaaagaaggagcATTCTATGTATGGACAAGCAAAGAG ATTGAAGAGATACTTGGAGACTATGCAACTCTGTTCAAGGACCATTATTATGTCAAATCTTCAGGAAATTGTGACCTTTCTTCGATGAGTGATCCTCATAATGAATTCAAAGGAAAAAATGTGCTCATAGAGAGAAAAGATATTTCTTCCATGGCATCAAAGTTGGGCATGTCAGTGGATGAATATTCTCAAATTTTGGGTTTATGTCGACAAAAGCTGTTCAATGCACGGTCAAGACGGCCAAGGCCTCATTTGGATGACAAG GTAATTGTTTCATGGAATGGACTTGCAATATCCTCTTTTGCTAGAGCTTCTAAAATTCTCAAGGCAGAAGTGAAAGAAACTAAGTTCTATTTTCCTGTAGTTGGATACAAT CCAAGTACATACCTGGAAGTTGCTGAAAAGGCAGCATTCTTTATTAAGAGTAGACTCTATGACAAGCCAGCACGTAGGCTGCAACGTAGCTTCCGAAATGGTCCATCAAAAGCACCTGGTTTTCTAGATGACTATGCCTTCTTAATCTCAGGATTGCTGGACCTTTATGAATGTGGTGGTGGAACTGATTGGCTATCATGGGCAATTGATCTGCAAGCTACTCAG GATGAGTTGTTTCTTGATGGAGAAGGGGGAGGCTATTTTAATACGCCAGGAGAAGACCCTTCAGTCCTACTTCGTGTAAAAGAGGATCATGATGGAGCAGAGCCATCTGGGAACTCAGTGTCAGCTATGAATCTGATTAGATTGTCATCCATGGTTGCTGGTGCGAGGTCTGAAAATTACAGAAGTACTGCAGAGCACCTTCTG GCAGTATTTGAGTCAAGGTTGAAAGATCAAAGCATGGCTGTTCCACTTATGTGCAGTGCAGCAGATATGCTTTCTGTCCCATCCAGGAAGCAGGTGGTGCTGGTTGGAGACAAAACATCAGCAGAATTCAATGACATGGCCACCGCCGTTTTTGCATCATATGATCCAAACAGAACT GTGATCCAAATAGACACTAGCAACACAGAAGATATGGAGTTCTGGGAAAGTCAGAACCAAAATATATTCCAAATGGCAAAGAGTAGCCCCGTGGACAAGCTGGCTGTGGCTCATGTGTGCCAAAATTTTGTATGCAGCCCACCTGTCAGCAGTCCAGATGCTCTAAGCACATTGTTAGATAAAACATATGTCGCCACATCATCGGCCTAA
- the LOC105057524 gene encoding zinc finger CCCH domain-containing protein 5 has translation MELYGRSPAAEGAYPDPDTGLEESMWRLGLAGGDLPYPERPGEPDCAYYIRTGSCGYGERCRYNHPPDRGALARSGRTGVVEYPEHVGQPVCEYYMKTGTCKFGSTCKYHHPRQGGGSEQPVLLNYCGYPLRPGEKECSYYMKTGQCKFGSTCKFHHPQLGGASMPPASMFYPTVQPPSIPSPHQYPPLASWEVGRPSVLPGTYMPGSYGPMLLSPGVVPVQGWGPYPAPLSSVVSPGGQQTVQTGPLYGPPNQVNTSVPAYQVPYTSFSSSAGPSSSSEREQMFPERPGQPECQFYMRTGDCKYGVTCKYHHPRDWSIPKTNCVLSPLGLPLRPGAQICAFYAQHGVCKFGPTCKFDHPVGTLSYSPSASSLSDMPVAPYPIGFSVATLAPSSSSSDLRHEFISSKESFSSQMPLFDNTSSGSVGSIFSRSSFLPHTLIQPQASMSSSSSNTAHGGEISSSS, from the exons ATGGAGCTGTACGGACGGAGCCCCGCAGCGGAGGGCGCCTACCCGGATCCCGACACCGGTTTGGAAG AATCCATGTGGAGGTTGGGATTGGCCGGCGGCGACTTACCGTACCCGGAGCGGCCCGGGGAGCCCGACTGCGCCTACTACATCCGTACCGGATCGTGTGGTTATGGCGAGAGGTGCCGCTACAATCATCCCCCCGATCGTGGAGCG CTAGCCAGATCTGGAAGGACTGGAGTAGTGGAGTATCCCGAGCATGTGGGACAACCTGTATGTGAG TACTACATGAAGACTGGAACTTGCAAATTTGGTTCTACATGCAAGTACCACCACCCGAGACAAGGTGGTGGATCTGAGCAGCCAGTGTTGTTAAATTATTGTGGATACCCATTACGGCCG GGTGAGAAAGAATGCTCCTACTATATGAAGACAGGACAATGCAAGTTTGGTTCAACCTGTAAATTCCATCATCCACAACTTGGTGGTGCCTCAATGCCTCCTGCATCTATGTTTTATCCGACGGTGCAGCCTCCTTCAATTCCTTCACCTCATCAGTATCCACCTTTGGCCAGTTGGGAAGTTGGAAGGCCTTCAGTGTTGCCTGGAACATACATGCCAGGATCTTATGGTCCCATGTTGCTTTCTCCTGGAGTTGTTCCAGTTCAGGGTTGGGGTCCCTATCCG GCGCCTTTAAGTTCAGTAGTCTCTCCAGGTGGGCAACAAACTGTTCAAACAGGACCTTTGTATGGGCCGCCTAACCAGGTAAATACTTCAGTCCCTGCCTACCAAGTGCCATATACCTCGTTCTCTTCCTCAGCTGGGCCTTCAAGCAGTAGTGAGAGAGAACAAATGTTTCCAGAGCGACCTGGCCAACCTGAGTGCCAGTTCTACATGAGGACAGGGGACTGTAAATATGGAGTGACATGTAAATACCATCATCCACGAGACTGGAGCATACCAAAAACAAACTGTGTGCTCAGCCCTCTAGGCCTCCCTCTTCGTCCG GGGGCTCAGATTTGTGCGTTCTATGCTCAACATGGAGTATGCAAGTTTGGGCCGACTTGCAAATTTGATCATCCAGTTGGAACGTTGAGCTACAGTCCCTCTGCATCTTCCCTTTCTGATATGCCTGTTGCTCCCTACCCAATTGGATTCTCTGTAGCGACTTTGGCTCCATCCTCATCATCTTCAGATCTACGGCATGAATTCATTTCTAGCAAGGAGTCTTTCTCTAGCCAAATGCCACTATTTGATAACACATCTAGTGGTTCTGTTGGTTCAATTTTTTCAAGGTCGAGTTTCCTACCCCACACCCTCATTCAACCACAGGCTTCTATGtcgagcagcagcagcaacacagCTCATGGTGGTGAGATCTCTAGTTCAAGCTGA
- the LOC105057523 gene encoding uncharacterized protein isoform X2, with translation MALARATVSLIPPHAWLRLRPFSIPRRLPLSSSSPPRSLLAARVVAMAGSSTAAAHRHTNRLASEHSPYLLQHAHNPVDWYPWGDEAFDQARKRDVPIFLSIGYSTCHWCHVMEVESFENEEIAKMLNEWFVSIKVDREERPDVDKVYMTYVQALYGGGGWPLSVFLSTNLKPLMGGTYFPPDDKYGRPGFKTVLRRVKEAWDTKQEMLEKGGSFAIEQLSEALSATASSHRLSDELAQNSLKSCVKQLGNSYDPKFGGFGSAPKFPRPVEVYLMLYASKKLMETGRESEANNAMQMVCHTLQCMARGGIHDHVGGGFHRYSVDECWHVPHFEKMLYDQGQLANVYLDTFAIKRDTFYSSVARDILDYLKRDMIGESGEIYSAEDADSAEYEGSPRKKEGAFYVWTSKEIEEILGDYATLFKDHYYVKSSGNCDLSSMSDPHNEFKGKNVLIERKDISSMASKLGMSVDEYSQILGLCRQKLFNARSRRPRPHLDDKPSTYLEVAEKAAFFIKSRLYDKPARRLQRSFRNGPSKAPGFLDDYAFLISGLLDLYECGGGTDWLSWAIDLQATQDELFLDGEGGGYFNTPGEDPSVLLRVKEDHDGAEPSGNSVSAMNLIRLSSMVAGARSENYRSTAEHLLAVFESRLKDQSMAVPLMCSAADMLSVPSRKQVVLVGDKTSAEFNDMATAVFASYDPNRTVIQIDTSNTEDMEFWESQNQNIFQMAKSSPVDKLAVAHVCQNFVCSPPVSSPDALSTLLDKTYVATSSA, from the exons ATGGCGCTCGCCCGAGCCACCGTCTCCCTCATCCCTCCCCACGCTTGGCTCCGCCTCCGTCCCTTCTCGATCCCTCGACGACTCCCGCTCTCCTCCTCTTCGCCTCCTCGCTCCCTTCTCGCTGCCAGGGTCGTGGCCATGGCCGGATCGAGCACTGCCGCCGCGCACCGCCACACCAACCGCCTCGCCTCCGAGCACAGCCCCTACCTCCTCCAGCACGCCCACAACCCG GTTGATTGGTATCCATGGGGAGACGAAGCTTTCGATCAAGCTCGCAAAAGAGATGTTCCTATCTTTCTATCAA TTGGATACAGCACATGCCATTG GTGCCATGTCATGGAGGTGGAGTCATTTGAGAATGAAGAGATTGCAAAAATGTTAAATGAGTGGTTTGTTAGCATCAAG GTGGATCGAGAGGAGCGACCTGATGTTGATAAG GTATATATGACATATGTACAGGCACTTTATGGTGGTGGTGGTTGGCCACTGAGTGTCTTTCTCTCAACCAATCTCAAGCCCTTGATGGGTGGAACATACTTTCCCCCGGATGACAAGTATGGGAGACCAGGTTTCAAAACAGTCCTGAG AAGGGTGAAGGAAGCTTGGGATACTAAACAAGAGATGCTTGAGAAGGGTGGGAGTTTTGCAATTGAACAACTTTCTGAAGCATTGTCGGCAACTGCTTCTTCTCATAGATTATCGGATGAGCTAGCACAAAATTCATTAAAATCATGCGTTAAACAG CTGGGGAATAGTTACGACCCGAAGTTTGGTGGATTTGGTTCTGCTCCAAAGTTTCCAAGACCAGTTGAAGTCTACCTTATGCTTTATGCATCAAAAAAGCTGATGGAAACTGGGAGGGAAAGTGAGGCCAACAATGCTATGCAAATGGTCTGTCATACCTTGCAGTGCATGGCTAGAGGTGGAATCCATGATCATGTTGGAGGTGGTTTTCATAGATATAGTGTGGATGAGTGTTGGCATG TTCCACATTTTGAAAAAATGTTGTACGATCAGGGGCAGCTTGCTAATGTATATTTGGATACATTTGCAATTAAAAGAGACACCTTCTATTCATCTGTTGCTCGTGATATTCTTGACTATTTGAAGAGAGACATGATTGGAGAATCCGGTGAAATATATTCAGCTGAAGATGCTGATAGTGCTGAATATGAAGGTTctccaagaaaaaaagaaggagcATTCTATGTATGGACAAGCAAAGAG ATTGAAGAGATACTTGGAGACTATGCAACTCTGTTCAAGGACCATTATTATGTCAAATCTTCAGGAAATTGTGACCTTTCTTCGATGAGTGATCCTCATAATGAATTCAAAGGAAAAAATGTGCTCATAGAGAGAAAAGATATTTCTTCCATGGCATCAAAGTTGGGCATGTCAGTGGATGAATATTCTCAAATTTTGGGTTTATGTCGACAAAAGCTGTTCAATGCACGGTCAAGACGGCCAAGGCCTCATTTGGATGACAAG CCAAGTACATACCTGGAAGTTGCTGAAAAGGCAGCATTCTTTATTAAGAGTAGACTCTATGACAAGCCAGCACGTAGGCTGCAACGTAGCTTCCGAAATGGTCCATCAAAAGCACCTGGTTTTCTAGATGACTATGCCTTCTTAATCTCAGGATTGCTGGACCTTTATGAATGTGGTGGTGGAACTGATTGGCTATCATGGGCAATTGATCTGCAAGCTACTCAG GATGAGTTGTTTCTTGATGGAGAAGGGGGAGGCTATTTTAATACGCCAGGAGAAGACCCTTCAGTCCTACTTCGTGTAAAAGAGGATCATGATGGAGCAGAGCCATCTGGGAACTCAGTGTCAGCTATGAATCTGATTAGATTGTCATCCATGGTTGCTGGTGCGAGGTCTGAAAATTACAGAAGTACTGCAGAGCACCTTCTG GCAGTATTTGAGTCAAGGTTGAAAGATCAAAGCATGGCTGTTCCACTTATGTGCAGTGCAGCAGATATGCTTTCTGTCCCATCCAGGAAGCAGGTGGTGCTGGTTGGAGACAAAACATCAGCAGAATTCAATGACATGGCCACCGCCGTTTTTGCATCATATGATCCAAACAGAACT GTGATCCAAATAGACACTAGCAACACAGAAGATATGGAGTTCTGGGAAAGTCAGAACCAAAATATATTCCAAATGGCAAAGAGTAGCCCCGTGGACAAGCTGGCTGTGGCTCATGTGTGCCAAAATTTTGTATGCAGCCCACCTGTCAGCAGTCCAGATGCTCTAAGCACATTGTTAGATAAAACATATGTCGCCACATCATCGGCCTAA